A portion of the Sphingorhabdus pulchriflava genome contains these proteins:
- the trpS gene encoding tryptophan--tRNA ligase → MRVVSGIQPTGNLHLGNYLGAIRNWVKMQDQGECLFFLADLHAISQPHVPAELTANTREMAAALIACGIDTDKSILFNQTQVPAHSQLQWLLNGTARMGWLNRMTQWKDKAGKNREGASVALFTYPVLQAADVLLYQATHVPVGEDQKQHLELARDIAQKFNNDFGNGEEIFTLPEPIIPPEAARIMSLRDGSAKMSKSDPSDMSRINLTDDADTIMQKVRKAKTDPEPLPGEKDGLAGRPEAENLVGIYAALEGSSVDAVLTQFGGQGFGSFKPALGELLVSKLAPIAERFNALRSDTAAIDAALQSGAEKARKLAEPTLARAYQALGLLR, encoded by the coding sequence ATGCGTGTCGTATCGGGCATCCAGCCCACCGGAAATTTGCATCTCGGCAATTATCTGGGAGCGATCAGGAACTGGGTGAAAATGCAGGATCAGGGCGAATGCCTGTTCTTCCTCGCCGATCTGCACGCGATCTCGCAGCCGCATGTGCCTGCCGAACTCACCGCCAACACACGCGAGATGGCGGCGGCGCTGATAGCCTGCGGCATCGATACCGACAAGTCGATCCTGTTCAACCAGACGCAGGTGCCCGCGCACAGCCAGTTGCAATGGTTGCTGAACGGCACCGCGCGGATGGGTTGGCTCAATCGCATGACGCAGTGGAAAGACAAGGCCGGCAAAAACCGCGAAGGCGCTTCGGTTGCGCTGTTCACCTATCCGGTGCTGCAGGCCGCTGATGTCCTGCTCTATCAGGCAACCCATGTGCCGGTTGGTGAAGATCAGAAACAGCATCTGGAACTGGCGCGCGATATCGCGCAGAAGTTCAACAATGATTTTGGTAATGGCGAAGAGATCTTCACCCTGCCCGAACCGATCATTCCTCCCGAAGCGGCGCGTATCATGTCGCTGCGCGATGGCAGCGCCAAGATGAGCAAGTCCGATCCTTCGGACATGAGCCGCATCAACCTGACCGATGATGCCGACACGATCATGCAGAAGGTGCGCAAGGCCAAAACCGACCCCGAACCGCTACCAGGCGAAAAAGACGGTCTGGCGGGCCGCCCTGAAGCCGAAAATCTGGTGGGCATTTATGCTGCCCTGGAAGGCAGCAGTGTCGACGCTGTACTGACGCAATTCGGCGGACAAGGCTTTGGCTCGTTCAAGCCGGCACTGGGCGAGTTGCTGGTCAGCAAACTTGCGCCGATTGCCGAGCGGTTCAATGCACTGCGCAGCGACACAGCAGCGATCGACGCTGCGTTGCAGAGCGGTGCCGAGAAGGCAAGGAAGCTGGCAGAACCGACCCTCGCCCGCGCCTATCAGGCGTTGGGGCTTCTGCGCTGA
- a CDS encoding DUF4136 domain-containing protein, translating into MRKAATILAPALLLTLGACATPFKADVSRFQQMPAPQGQTFTVKAADSTQEGGIEFGQYAAMVSAEMTKVGYVPAAPGAPADLTVKFGYGVDDGKERTVVYDDPFYDPFWGYGRYGFGRGYYRPYIVRTPRGARYVYGWHDPFLYGPGFGRGYDVRSYTVYTSGIEMQIENSTTGERLFEGKAEAKSRSNRLPYLVPNLVTAMFTGFPGNGGETVRISVAPEDSGKKK; encoded by the coding sequence ATGCGTAAAGCTGCTACAATACTGGCTCCTGCACTGCTGTTGACGCTCGGGGCCTGTGCGACGCCGTTCAAGGCCGATGTATCGCGTTTCCAGCAAATGCCTGCACCCCAAGGCCAGACTTTCACCGTCAAAGCCGCGGATTCAACGCAAGAAGGTGGGATCGAATTTGGCCAATATGCCGCGATGGTATCCGCGGAGATGACCAAGGTCGGTTACGTCCCGGCAGCGCCCGGCGCACCTGCTGATCTGACCGTCAAATTCGGTTATGGTGTCGATGACGGAAAGGAACGCACCGTCGTCTATGACGACCCCTTTTACGATCCATTCTGGGGCTATGGTCGCTATGGTTTCGGTCGGGGCTATTACCGTCCCTATATCGTCCGCACGCCGCGTGGTGCCCGTTATGTCTATGGCTGGCATGACCCGTTTTTATACGGCCCAGGCTTTGGCCGTGGCTATGACGTGCGCAGCTACACCGTTTACACCAGCGGCATAGAGATGCAGATTGAAAACAGCACCACTGGCGAACGCCTGTTCGAAGGCAAGGCCGAGGCCAAATCGCGCTCTAATCGCCTTCCCTATCTGGTCCCCAATCTGGTAACAGCCATGTTCACCGGCTTTCCGGGAAATGGCGGGGAAACCGTACGCATTTCGGTCGCACCAGAGGATAGCGGCAAGAAGAAATAG
- a CDS encoding zinc ribbon domain-containing protein: MAKFCIQCGSALNDGARFCGSCGAVVPSGDAGPPSPPASSFEPIAAPIATPPAPEPVSSGIEPQSYASEALRDETKGPNWLLIGGGVGILALLLLYYFLFLHDDMTGNGLEDRVQQSPAVEEVAVEKQYYAVADANIRDKATAQGSTVLGKLARGATASGKVILGEDGTSDWLELADGKGFIATVNLSETQPPEIVKSLGDKAWVVDKPVELWSQPDTASTLVDRVAAGTTLSLFGLTANDFIEVKLKKGGVAYLADGARIASLANGKPIAIAFNPNSCSFGPEIDAMFSSMGDRIRAGYKALENKDFPSEEARAKALVASEGKSTFEKLQRSYEGLTVTGIAQHYESQSVYFAEPATKVIEVFRSKGYKIGKDGQFASSDLYAGIANTQAEGNKFGKSDLTCGV; this comes from the coding sequence ATGGCTAAATTCTGCATCCAATGTGGCAGTGCCCTGAATGATGGCGCACGCTTCTGCGGCAGTTGCGGTGCGGTTGTGCCAAGCGGTGACGCCGGTCCGCCATCGCCACCTGCTTCGTCTTTTGAACCAATTGCAGCGCCGATTGCAACTCCCCCGGCACCAGAACCCGTTTCTTCAGGTATCGAGCCGCAGAGTTATGCATCCGAAGCTTTAAGGGACGAAACGAAAGGGCCAAATTGGCTGTTGATAGGGGGTGGCGTCGGCATTCTCGCTTTGCTCCTGCTCTATTATTTCCTGTTCCTGCACGATGATATGACAGGCAATGGTCTGGAAGACCGGGTTCAGCAGTCGCCGGCCGTCGAAGAAGTCGCTGTAGAAAAACAATATTATGCAGTTGCTGACGCGAATATCCGCGACAAGGCGACGGCACAGGGCAGCACCGTTTTGGGCAAACTCGCGCGCGGTGCCACTGCAAGTGGTAAAGTGATTTTGGGTGAAGATGGGACCAGCGATTGGCTGGAGCTTGCCGATGGCAAGGGCTTTATCGCGACTGTGAATCTGTCCGAAACCCAGCCGCCCGAAATCGTCAAGTCATTGGGGGATAAAGCATGGGTCGTCGACAAGCCTGTCGAGCTATGGTCGCAACCCGATACGGCTTCCACACTGGTTGATCGCGTTGCTGCGGGAACTACGCTGTCGCTTTTTGGTCTCACCGCCAATGATTTCATCGAAGTAAAACTGAAAAAAGGCGGGGTTGCCTATCTTGCGGATGGAGCGCGGATTGCTTCCCTAGCCAATGGCAAACCTATCGCGATCGCATTCAATCCCAACAGCTGCAGCTTTGGTCCGGAAATTGATGCCATGTTCAGCTCGATGGGGGATCGTATCCGCGCGGGCTACAAAGCACTGGAGAATAAAGATTTCCCAAGCGAAGAAGCGCGGGCCAAGGCGCTTGTCGCTTCCGAAGGCAAAAGCACTTTCGAAAAACTTCAGCGCAGCTATGAAGGGCTGACCGTCACTGGAATTGCGCAGCATTATGAATCGCAGTCGGTCTACTTTGCCGAACCTGCCACCAAAGTGATCGAAGTGTTCCGGTCGAAAGGTTATAAGATTGGTAAAGACGGCCAGTTCGCGAGCAGCGATCTGTATGCAGGCATCGCCAACACGCAGGCTGAAGGGAATAAATTCGGCAAGTCTGATCTGACCTGCGGAGTCTGA
- the dnaA gene encoding chromosomal replication initiator protein DnaA, whose product MGGSAFESDWQNVASRLRRDLGAQIYGQWIRSIALGDFCELTGTLELLTPSDFSASWVSDHYADRIRLAWSSINPAVRQLKIRTKPGAARVEMLQGNGLAERPAAVHSAEALPVRSQLDPRMTFANFVKGQTNALALSAAERVAAVERPLFNPLYLQAATGQGKTHLMHAIGHAYAEVNPDAQILYMSAEKFMMEFVSAMRRKEVMEFKARLRAVDVLLIDDIQFIIGKVSTQEEFLHTVDAIIGAGKRLVVAADRAPQALDGVDQRILSRLSMGLVADIQPADLELRRSILNQRLANMPETQVGEDVIEFLARTISRNVRELEGGLNKLIAYSQLTGKPITRTLAEEQLKDILSACRRRITIDEIQRAVCEYYRIDRSEMSSKRRARAVVRPRQVAMYLAKVMTPRSYPEIGRKFGGRDHSTVIHAVRLVEDLRRMDNDMDNDVRALLRQLEA is encoded by the coding sequence ATGGGTGGCTCCGCTTTTGAATCTGATTGGCAAAATGTAGCATCGCGCTTGCGCCGTGATCTGGGGGCCCAGATTTATGGTCAGTGGATTCGTTCGATCGCACTTGGTGATTTCTGTGAACTCACCGGCACGCTGGAACTGCTGACGCCTTCCGACTTTTCAGCGAGCTGGGTGTCAGATCACTATGCTGATCGGATTCGTTTGGCCTGGTCGAGCATCAATCCTGCCGTCCGCCAATTGAAAATCCGGACCAAGCCGGGTGCAGCGCGCGTCGAGATGCTGCAAGGCAATGGGCTCGCCGAGCGTCCCGCGGCGGTCCATAGCGCTGAAGCACTGCCGGTGCGCAGCCAGCTTGACCCGCGCATGACTTTTGCGAATTTCGTCAAGGGCCAGACCAACGCACTGGCTTTGAGCGCGGCCGAACGTGTTGCTGCGGTCGAACGCCCGCTGTTCAACCCGCTTTATCTGCAAGCTGCAACCGGTCAGGGCAAGACCCACCTGATGCACGCGATCGGCCATGCCTATGCCGAGGTGAACCCGGATGCGCAAATTCTCTATATGTCGGCGGAAAAATTCATGATGGAGTTCGTCTCCGCCATGCGTCGTAAGGAAGTGATGGAATTCAAGGCGCGCTTGCGTGCTGTCGATGTCCTGCTGATCGACGATATCCAGTTCATCATAGGAAAGGTTTCAACCCAGGAAGAGTTCCTACACACGGTTGACGCCATCATCGGTGCCGGCAAGCGCCTTGTCGTTGCCGCAGACCGTGCGCCACAGGCGTTGGACGGTGTCGACCAGCGCATCCTGTCGCGCCTGTCGATGGGGCTTGTTGCCGACATCCAGCCCGCTGATCTGGAACTGCGTCGCTCTATCCTCAACCAGCGTCTCGCCAACATGCCCGAAACGCAGGTAGGCGAAGATGTGATAGAGTTTCTCGCGCGCACGATCAGCCGCAATGTCCGCGAACTCGAAGGCGGTCTTAACAAGCTGATCGCCTATTCGCAGCTGACCGGAAAGCCGATTACGCGCACTTTGGCTGAAGAGCAGCTGAAAGATATTCTCAGCGCTTGCCGCCGCCGCATCACGATCGACGAAATCCAGCGTGCAGTCTGTGAATATTATCGCATCGACCGCAGCGAAATGTCGTCGAAGCGCCGCGCACGCGCCGTGGTTCGTCCGCGTCAGGTTGCGATGTATCTCGCAAAGGTGATGACACCGCGCAGCTATCCGGAAATCGGGCGCAAATTCGGCGGTCGTGACCATTCGACAGTCATCCATGCTGTACGTCTGGTCGAAGACCTGCGCCGGATGGACAATGACATGGACAATGATGTCCGTGCCTTGCTCCGCCAGCTAGAGGCCTGA
- the rpsT gene encoding 30S ribosomal protein S20: protein MANTPQAKKRIRRNARRNEINGNRVSRIRTFVKKVEAALEAGDKTAAAAALVAAQPELARGVSKGVLHKNMASRKFSRLTKRVAALA, encoded by the coding sequence ATGGCCAATACGCCGCAAGCAAAAAAGCGTATCCGTCGCAACGCGCGTCGCAACGAAATCAACGGCAACCGCGTCAGCCGTATCCGTACCTTCGTGAAGAAGGTCGAAGCCGCTCTTGAAGCGGGTGACAAGACGGCCGCTGCCGCTGCGCTAGTCGCTGCCCAGCCCGAACTGGCGCGCGGCGTGTCGAAAGGCGTGCTGCACAAGAATATGGCATCACGCAAGTTCAGCCGCCTCACCAAGCGGGTTGCTGCGCTCGCCTGA
- the mutM gene encoding bifunctional DNA-formamidopyrimidine glycosylase/DNA-(apurinic or apyrimidinic site) lyase, producing MPELPEVETTVAGLRAVLDGEVIVRAEPRRADLRWPIPVDIRQRLTGARVTGLGRRAKYGLIHTDRDDTLIFHLGMSGRWRVDPVEIEKHDHFILETGSGRLVALNDHRRFGSLDIVRRDEIDTFRHFVTMGPEPLDDAFDAKVLHAALKGRKAPIKAMLLNQSIVAGLGNIYVCEALHMAGISPVTAATAVSRPRVERLVVAIKDVLAAAIKAGGSTLRDFAAPDGELGYFAKDWLVYGREGESCHCSAIVQRRVDSGRSTFYCPKCQR from the coding sequence ATGCCAGAGCTTCCCGAAGTCGAAACCACCGTTGCTGGCCTGCGTGCCGTGTTGGATGGCGAGGTGATTGTTCGGGCCGAACCGCGCCGGGCCGATCTGCGCTGGCCGATACCCGTCGATATCCGCCAGCGCCTGACTGGAGCGCGGGTGACCGGGCTCGGGCGGCGTGCGAAATATGGCCTTATCCACACCGATCGCGATGATACGCTGATTTTCCATCTCGGCATGTCGGGGCGTTGGCGGGTCGATCCGGTGGAAATCGAGAAGCATGATCATTTCATTCTTGAAACGGGGTCGGGCAGGTTGGTTGCGCTCAATGACCATCGCCGCTTTGGTTCGCTCGACATTGTGCGGCGTGATGAAATCGATACCTTCCGTCATTTCGTTACGATGGGACCAGAGCCGCTGGATGATGCGTTCGATGCAAAGGTGCTGCACGCGGCGCTTAAAGGGCGCAAGGCACCTATCAAGGCAATGCTGCTCAACCAGTCGATCGTGGCAGGGCTAGGTAACATCTACGTTTGCGAAGCGCTGCATATGGCAGGGATTTCGCCGGTCACTGCTGCGACCGCAGTCAGCAGGCCTCGCGTGGAAAGGCTGGTCGTTGCCATAAAGGATGTTCTGGCTGCGGCTATCAAGGCTGGCGGTTCTACATTGCGCGACTTTGCGGCACCCGACGGTGAGCTGGGCTATTTCGCGAAGGACTGGCTGGTCTACGGCCGTGAGGGCGAATCCTGCCACTGCAGTGCTATCGTTCAGCGGCGGGTCGATTCGGGCCGTTCGACCTTTTATTGCCCGAAATGTCAGCGTTAG
- a CDS encoding sterol desaturase family protein encodes MASIIAEQADGRDSLGRIIVRLGLYPFLWTVKLGTFYLLWHTDIAPENLSSMSAAFVFILCLALELVYPYEKRWGMTWRSLWSDFKFVVPNGLTLYALGFVLAYLGIKASASLSGPASNWPIAVQLTAALLIYEGLNYAIHRAMHEMPGRLGNWLWKVHAAHHLPPRLYLVMHAVFHPINAIIIRVVAIVVPIWIMGYDQIVVAMFGMILSLHGVISHFNVDMRMGWANYLFVGPELHRYHHSARADECKNYGATLSIFDQLFGTFVYRPGVPPRDLGVMPDSGLPDYDRTGTVLALPFR; translated from the coding sequence ATGGCGAGCATTATCGCGGAACAAGCCGATGGCAGGGATAGTTTGGGACGGATAATCGTCCGGTTGGGGCTTTATCCGTTTTTGTGGACGGTCAAGCTCGGAACTTTCTATCTTCTCTGGCACACCGACATCGCGCCGGAAAATTTGTCATCGATGAGCGCTGCTTTCGTCTTCATCCTCTGTTTGGCGCTGGAACTGGTTTATCCTTACGAAAAGCGCTGGGGGATGACTTGGCGCAGCCTGTGGTCCGATTTCAAATTTGTCGTTCCGAACGGCCTTACGCTCTACGCTTTGGGCTTCGTACTGGCCTATTTGGGGATCAAGGCTTCGGCCAGTCTTTCCGGACCTGCAAGCAATTGGCCGATAGCGGTTCAGCTCACGGCCGCCCTGCTGATTTATGAGGGTCTAAACTACGCTATCCACCGCGCCATGCACGAAATGCCCGGGAGGTTAGGTAATTGGCTGTGGAAGGTGCACGCGGCGCACCATCTGCCGCCGCGCTTGTATTTGGTCATGCATGCAGTCTTTCACCCGATCAATGCCATCATCATTCGCGTTGTGGCGATCGTCGTTCCGATCTGGATCATGGGGTATGACCAGATCGTGGTTGCGATGTTCGGCATGATTCTGAGCCTGCATGGCGTGATCAGCCATTTCAATGTCGATATGCGGATGGGTTGGGCGAACTATCTTTTTGTTGGCCCGGAGCTGCACCGTTATCATCACAGCGCGCGCGCCGACGAGTGCAAGAATTATGGCGCGACGCTATCGATTTTCGATCAACTATTTGGCACTTTTGTCTATCGACCTGGCGTTCCGCCGCGCGATCTGGGCGTGATGCCGGACAGCGGACTGCCAGATTATGACAGGACGGGCACCGTGCTTGCATTGCCATTTCGTTGA
- a CDS encoding TetR/AcrR family transcriptional regulator: MSGKQPDRRIGKTRDALANAMFALIQREDWNAITIQSICAEANVARASFYAHFDSKVGLLDFMIERNLGGLAAHLTSMGGSAVAILGWFVEHVASDRSRFAKIVLTPDAHPAMARFTNVVRDQYRAALKAEGVDARDAEIDFIMGGTMELIMNWSKTWRMQQVPMLRENVLEFARRILAQGN; encoded by the coding sequence TTGTCCGGAAAGCAGCCCGACCGCCGCATCGGCAAAACGCGCGACGCGCTCGCCAATGCAATGTTCGCACTCATTCAGCGTGAGGACTGGAACGCGATTACGATCCAGTCGATCTGTGCGGAAGCGAATGTGGCGAGGGCTTCCTTCTACGCCCATTTTGACAGCAAGGTCGGGCTTCTCGATTTTATGATCGAACGCAATCTCGGAGGATTGGCGGCTCATCTTACTTCGATGGGCGGCAGCGCAGTCGCAATATTAGGTTGGTTTGTTGAACATGTTGCTTCAGACCGGTCTCGATTTGCTAAAATTGTTTTGACCCCCGATGCGCATCCAGCAATGGCCCGGTTCACCAACGTCGTGCGTGACCAATATCGTGCGGCGCTGAAAGCTGAAGGAGTGGATGCGCGCGACGCCGAAATCGACTTCATCATGGGCGGCACGATGGAACTGATCATGAACTGGTCAAAGACATGGCGGATGCAGCAAGTACCCATGCTCAGAGAAAATGTGCTGGAATTTGCACGCAGAATATTGGCCCAAGGCAATTAA
- a CDS encoding class I SAM-dependent methyltransferase, whose product MTETVSFGYEQVSPEEKTQRVRGVFSSVANKYDMMNDAMSGGMHRLWKDQFVRRVKPRAGEDILDMAGGTGDIAFRMEKAGANITVSDINPDMLAVGMERAVERGIDTLVWSEQNAEQLTFPDRHFDAYTIAFGIRNVTDIPAALREAHRVLRYGGRFFCLEFSTVEWPGLSKVYDVYSHHLLPKMGKVIAGDEDSYRYLAESIRKFPPMPQFERMIREAGFVQTKVEPILGGLVAIHSGWKV is encoded by the coding sequence ATGACTGAGACCGTCTCCTTTGGCTATGAACAGGTTAGCCCCGAAGAAAAGACCCAGCGCGTGCGCGGCGTCTTTTCGAGCGTTGCCAACAAATATGACATGATGAACGATGCCATGTCGGGCGGGATGCACCGACTGTGGAAGGACCAGTTCGTGCGCCGCGTGAAACCGCGTGCCGGCGAGGACATTCTCGATATGGCAGGCGGCACCGGCGACATTGCCTTTCGCATGGAAAAGGCAGGGGCCAATATCACCGTCAGCGACATCAATCCGGATATGCTCGCCGTCGGCATGGAACGCGCGGTCGAGCGCGGCATTGATACGCTGGTGTGGAGTGAGCAGAATGCCGAGCAACTGACTTTTCCCGACAGGCATTTCGACGCTTACACAATTGCCTTTGGTATTCGGAACGTCACCGATATCCCCGCAGCCCTTCGCGAAGCCCATCGCGTATTGCGTTATGGCGGGCGTTTTTTCTGTCTCGAATTCTCGACCGTCGAATGGCCGGGGCTTTCGAAAGTCTATGATGTCTATTCACATCACCTGCTTCCCAAAATGGGCAAGGTGATTGCAGGCGATGAAGACAGCTATCGCTATCTGGCCGAATCGATCCGCAAATTCCCCCCGATGCCGCAGTTCGAGCGTATGATCCGCGAAGCAGGATTCGTACAGACCAAGGTCGAACCGATACTAGGCGGACTGGTGGCGATCCACAGCGGGTGGAAGGTTTGA